One Bdellovibrionales bacterium DNA segment encodes these proteins:
- a CDS encoding U32 family peptidase, which translates to MPSAKLTLGPLFYNWPPEKKRDFYFRIADEAPIDCVYVGEVVCSKREPFFNPYLDEVLERLEKAGKQVVVSSLALLTLPREMEALREKASGDRLVEANDVSALQLLKGKPFIVGPMINVMNEGTLAAMAARGAVRVVFASEMSGKAIGTLANYSSSLRGADATQTPPSYRRRPVSSAARLRGKRLLCAADDAQLDPAFQRDDDCVYANQSPKPHPIESLQTEVQVSGRQSLALSMRCYHARAHGRDKDHCRKVCENDPDGLDVDTITGQPILSVNGTQTLTRGYVVLLNEMHEMAEAGVTHFRLSPQNCDMVSVSRIYRNFLDALIDPESALSSLKTLMESVTFINGFYHGKEGKSFVSIP; encoded by the coding sequence ATGCCCTCAGCTAAACTCACCCTTGGGCCGTTATTCTATAATTGGCCACCGGAAAAGAAGCGGGATTTCTATTTCCGCATTGCGGATGAAGCCCCTATTGATTGCGTTTATGTGGGTGAAGTCGTGTGCTCAAAGCGCGAGCCTTTTTTCAATCCTTACCTTGATGAGGTTCTCGAAAGACTGGAAAAAGCGGGCAAGCAGGTCGTCGTGTCTTCGCTGGCGTTGCTGACCTTGCCGCGAGAGATGGAAGCCCTGCGCGAAAAGGCATCAGGCGATCGCCTTGTTGAGGCCAACGACGTGTCGGCCTTGCAGCTTTTGAAGGGGAAACCTTTTATTGTTGGCCCCATGATCAACGTGATGAACGAAGGCACGTTGGCGGCTATGGCCGCCCGTGGCGCGGTGCGTGTCGTTTTTGCCTCAGAGATGTCGGGCAAGGCGATTGGGACGTTGGCTAATTATTCGTCGTCATTGCGAGGAGCGGACGCGACGCAAACACCACCGTCATACCGGCGAAGGCCGGTATCCAGCGCCGCGCGTCTGCGCGGCAAAAGACTCTTATGCGCGGCGGACGACGCGCAGCTGGATCCCGCTTTTCAGCGGGATGACGACTGTGTTTATGCCAACCAATCGCCTAAACCCCATCCGATTGAATCTCTTCAAACCGAAGTCCAAGTCTCTGGGCGGCAGTCTTTGGCACTCTCGATGCGATGCTATCACGCCCGCGCCCATGGCCGAGATAAAGATCATTGCCGCAAGGTTTGCGAGAACGATCCCGATGGTCTTGATGTCGACACCATCACGGGACAGCCCATTTTGAGTGTCAACGGCACGCAAACCCTTACGCGCGGCTATGTTGTATTATTGAATGAAATGCACGAGATGGCAGAGGCTGGCGTCACGCATTTCCGCCTTTCGCCTCAAAATTGCGACATGGTGAGCGTGAGTCGGATCTATCGCAATTTTCTGGACGCCCTGATCGACCCCGAATCGGCTCTTAGCTCTTTGAAAACCCTTATGGAATCAGTCACATTCATCAATGGCTTTTATCATGGAAAAGAAGGCAAAAGTTTCGTTTCGATCCCCTAA
- a CDS encoding peptidase U32 family protein: MKPPYLELVCPAGTPAALRAAIDAGADTVYCGFRDATNARNYPGLNFDVEEMAEGAAYAHERGRKLLVAINTFPLAGEPEPWHAAIDNAAAIGADAVIMADIGLLDYATRKHQNLRRHLSVQAAASNPLSIAFYRDNFDIKRVVLPRVLSVEEVAAIIGEIRIETEVFCFGSVGTMSEGRCFLSSYMTGLSPSHAGACAPASHVAYKEEEGGCRLACLGDVTLNRFGKDEAASYPTPCKGRYVALGQPSYLFEEPVGWNVIDILPQLKAAGVTALKIEGRQRSRAYVTQVVSSFRHVLDALAAGETDIDTGALHQLAEGGQQTLGAYQKGWR; the protein is encoded by the coding sequence CCGCGCTTCGCGCTGCCATCGATGCGGGCGCGGATACGGTCTATTGCGGCTTCCGCGATGCTACGAACGCGCGCAATTATCCGGGCCTTAACTTCGATGTTGAGGAAATGGCCGAAGGCGCAGCCTATGCCCACGAACGCGGGCGCAAGCTGCTGGTCGCCATCAACACCTTTCCCCTCGCGGGCGAGCCAGAGCCGTGGCATGCGGCCATCGACAACGCGGCGGCGATAGGCGCGGATGCCGTGATCATGGCTGACATTGGCCTTTTGGATTACGCCACGCGCAAGCATCAGAACCTAAGGCGGCATTTATCGGTGCAAGCGGCGGCTTCAAACCCGCTTTCTATCGCCTTTTATCGTGACAATTTCGACATCAAACGCGTCGTTTTGCCGCGTGTTTTGTCGGTAGAGGAAGTGGCCGCGATTATCGGCGAAATCCGCATCGAAACGGAAGTTTTCTGCTTTGGCAGCGTCGGCACCATGTCCGAGGGCAGGTGCTTCCTATCCTCCTACATGACGGGCTTGTCGCCCAGCCACGCGGGCGCTTGTGCCCCCGCCAGCCATGTCGCCTATAAGGAAGAAGAGGGCGGCTGCCGCCTTGCCTGCCTTGGTGACGTGACGCTCAACCGCTTTGGCAAGGATGAGGCTGCTTCCTATCCCACGCCATGCAAAGGGCGCTATGTGGCGCTGGGGCAACCTTCTTATTTGTTTGAGGAACCGGTGGGCTGGAACGTGATCGATATTTTGCCACAACTGAAAGCGGCGGGAGTGACGGCGCTGAAGATCGAGGGACGGCAACGCTCGCGCGCCTACGTCACGCAGGTCGTCAGTTCCTTTCGGCACGTTTTGGATGCTCTTGCGGCTGGCGAAACCGATATTGATACAGGCGCACTGCATCAACTTGCCGAAGGGGGGCAGCAAACCCTTGGCGCGTATCAGAAGGGATGGCGATAA